The sequence below is a genomic window from Bradyrhizobium septentrionale.
TTTGCTGGCGCGGGTCTCCTGCACCACGACGTTGCGCGGCGCGCTGCCGCTGTCGGCCGCCGGCTGCGGCGCGAGGTCGATGTAGCGCTCGGCCCAGGCGCCGATCACGTCGGCGACATAGGCGGCATCCTGCTTGCCGCTCAGGAGATGGTCGGCACCCGCAAGCGAGACGAAGCTCTTGGGATGCTTGGCGGCGATGAAGATATTGGTGGCGTTGTCGATGCCGACGGTGTCGTCGGTCGGCGAGTGCATGACCAGCAGCGCCTTGTGCAGCGTTTTGACCTGCGCCATCAAATTCTGCTCGGCGACGTCGTCGAGGAATTCGCGCTTGATGCGGAAGGGACGGCCGGCGAGCGACACTTCGCCTTCGCCCTGGGTGCGGATGTCCTCGATGCGGTCCTTGAAGAAATGCGTGACATGGGCGGGATCGGAGGGCGCGGCGATGGTGGCGACCGCCTTCGCCTCGGGGATCTGGCCGGCGGCCGCGAGGATCGCGGCGCCGCCCAGGCTGTGGCCGATCAGGATTGCCGGCGCCTTGCGCGTCTCGCGCAGATGGTCGGCGGCGCGGACGAGGTCGGCGACGTTCGACGAGAAGGTCGAGTTGGCGAAATCGCCCTCGCTGGAGCCGAGGCCGGTGAAATCGAACCGCAGCGTGGCGATGGCCTTGGCGGCGAGCGCGACCGCGATGCGCTTTGCCGCCAGCACGTCTTTGCCGCAGGTGAAGCAATGCGCGAACAGCGCATAGGCCTTGATCGGCCCGTCCGGCGTATCAAGTGCTGCGGCCAGCTGATGGCCGTCCACACCGGTGAATTGAAAGCGTTCGTGCGGCACGGGCAGGCTCCATTTTTCTTGGTGGTTGTCAGTCGCCAGAATAGCGCTGTTCGGCCCAGGGATCACCGCGATTGTGATAGCCGCGCACTTCCCAGAAGCCCGGCGCATCTTCGGTCAGGAATTCGATGCGCTGCAGCCATTTGGCGCTCTTCCAGAAATAGAGATGTGGCACCACGAGTCGCACCGGCCCGCCATGCTCCTGCTCGAGCGGCTTGCCCGACCAGCTATGGGCGAGCAGCGCGTCCTCGGCGGCAAAGTCCTCGAGCGGCAGGTTTGTCGTATAACCGTCATAGGAATGCAGCGCGACGAAGCGCGCGTCCTCGCGCGGCTGGCAGGCGGCGAGCAGGTCGCGCGTGGCGAGCCCCTCCCACTGATTGTCGTAGCGCGACCAGGTCGTGACGCAGTGGATGTCGGAGACGAATTGCGTCTGCGGCTGCGCCATGAATTGCGGCCAGCTCCAGTAGATCGTCTGCTCCACCGCGCCATAGACGTCGAGCCGCCAGCGCTCCTGCGAGACCTTGGGCATCAGCCCGAGATCGAGCACCGGCCAGTCCGCCGTCAGATGCTGGCCCGGCGGCAGGCGCTGCTCGTCCGGCCGGGTGATCTTGCCGGTGAGGAACTTGCCTTCGCGCGCCCAGCGCTGCTTGCTGCGCGTCAGCTTGCTCTCGGGCGGTTCCTGGTCGTCGGTCATTGGCGTGGTGCCATCATTCGTGGCGATGCATCGCGGATTCGTGCTTGGTGTCGCGCATCGTCGAGTAGATCAGGAGCGACAGGAAGATCATGCCGCTGAGATAGTAGTAGAACCAGTCCTCGTGCCCGATGCTCTTGAAATACAGCGCGACCGCGGGCGCTGTGCCGCCGAAGATCGACACCGTGATGGCATAGGGCAGGCCGACGCCAAGTGCGCGGACATTGGTCGGGAACAGCTCGGCCTTCACGATCGCATTGATCGAGGTGTAGCCGGCGACGAAGATCCAGGCGCCGCAGATCAAGAGGAAGGCGATGAACGGCGACTTGGTGTCCTTCAGCGCTGTCAGAATCGGCACCGTCGAGATCGTGCCGACGACACCGAAGAAGATCAAAAGCGGCTTGCGGCCGATGCGGTCGGAGAGGCCGCCATAGATCGGTTGCA
It includes:
- a CDS encoding bifunctional alpha/beta hydrolase/OsmC family protein — translated: MPHERFQFTGVDGHQLAAALDTPDGPIKAYALFAHCFTCGKDVLAAKRIAVALAAKAIATLRFDFTGLGSSEGDFANSTFSSNVADLVRAADHLRETRKAPAILIGHSLGGAAILAAAGQIPEAKAVATIAAPSDPAHVTHFFKDRIEDIRTQGEGEVSLAGRPFRIKREFLDDVAEQNLMAQVKTLHKALLVMHSPTDDTVGIDNATNIFIAAKHPKSFVSLAGADHLLSGKQDAAYVADVIGAWAERYIDLAPQPAADSGSAPRNVVVQETRASKFQQTVTTGPHRLVADEPVAVGGQDSGPGPYDFVLAGLGACTSMTMRMYADRKSLPLDRVTVTLTHSKIYAKDCEECETRDGMLDQIDRVIRIEGELDADQRKRLMEIADKCPVHKTLTSEVRIVTRAAE
- a CDS encoding sulfite oxidase-like oxidoreductase; translated protein: MTDDQEPPESKLTRSKQRWAREGKFLTGKITRPDEQRLPPGQHLTADWPVLDLGLMPKVSQERWRLDVYGAVEQTIYWSWPQFMAQPQTQFVSDIHCVTTWSRYDNQWEGLATRDLLAACQPREDARFVALHSYDGYTTNLPLEDFAAEDALLAHSWSGKPLEQEHGGPVRLVVPHLYFWKSAKWLQRIEFLTEDAPGFWEVRGYHNRGDPWAEQRYSGD